The DNA sequence GTGTTACTACAAATCGCTAAGGTAATTGCTTATTTCCTTAGGTGCTAAGGGCAAGGTAATTGTGTTTCCTTGAGTGCTATTCGAAACGGGCAAGATAATTCATATTTTCTTGTTTGTAATTTAGATTCTTAAGGAAATTCTCGGAGCTTTAAAATTCAAACATTTTGAATTCTCAAAATGACCCTGGATGGAGATATAACCTAAAACCAAAGTTATAGTATTTGACAAGATCTAGAATTTTTTAGTTCAAACTTTTTATATTTGAAATTGTTTAGGATctcaaatatttattaaaaaaactaatttcCTTGTCCGCTATTCTTAATGGagttttcttggttttatggccAAGGATCATTAACTTCTTAGGCGATTTAGGCCCTTTTCTTGGCAGTTTTGGACACTCTAGGACCATGGTTTCTTGAACTCCGGTTAATTTCATTCACTAACCTGTTCGCTTCAACTTATCTATCGAATCTGTGAGCTATTTAGTAGCTcccaacaaatcagcgaatctGATGCGGGTTTTGGCGGCTGGTTTTAATGAACGGGCGAACACGTACGACGGAAGATTGCTATTCCCGCGACGGCTGTCAATTACCAAGTATTGTTTTGCAGGGATTGAGACTTGTCCTTTATTTTCAAGGCGCCGTGCCGTGCAACATGACAGCTCGTCATCTCGTGCCTTCACCGGTCTCCGTTCCACAACACATTACGGCCCATATAAATTCCACACAATCTCGTCAACTCGCGTAAAGTTTCCGCCCGTGAAAACCCCCATCACACCGACAATAAGGACATGGCGTCGGGCAAGGGCGAGAAAGCCACGAGCGTCTGCCAGGCCGGCCATGCGGCGCTGTCGGCGCGCCTCCTCAAGCGCATCTCCTCAGAAGCCGCGGCCGTGGGCAACAACCTCGTCTTCTCGCCGCTGTCCATCCACGTCGCGCTCGTGCTGATGTCGACGGCCGCCGCAGGCGCCACCCTCGACGAGATTCTCCGCGTCGCCGGCGCGCCGTCGCGGGAGGAGCTCGCCGCGTTCGTGAGGGACACGGTGGTGGACGGCGTCCTCGACGACCAGTCCGGCATCGGCGGGCCGACCATATCGTATGCCTGCGGCACCTGGACTGACAAGGCGTGGCCGCTCCGGCCCGCGAACGTCGACGCCATCGTCGGGACGTTCAAGGGCAACTCTTGGGCGTTGACTTCCAAAACGAGGTGACTGTTAGCACAGGTTCAACAAGCTCTAGCTTGAACACACGGTGGCTAAACCTAATCGCAGGAACTTGCAAGATCAAACACAGAAAAGCATGAACTCGGATGAACACCAACGGCAACCGCCAGAGTGACGGTGCTCCTTTTCACCACGCTTTTAAACAAGTGTTTGACACTTACAAACTGACATATACTCCCACAGCATAGTCTGAACACTCAGCTATTTATACCAATAGCTAACACACGCGGTTACAATACTGAAATTCAAAATACACACTGATACATCAAGGCAGAAACACACGCAGACGCTCCTGGACGCGGTGACCACGCTCCTCCTGCTCTGCAACCGTTCCCGCCTCTTCTCAAATTCAAATTCTGCTGCATCTATCCCCAAACCAACTTGCTGATAGCGTGTCCCACAACTGAGAACACGTCAAGCTTACACCAACAATCTCCCCCTTAAGCTTGATGTGAGCTCAGTTCACGAACTCCAAGCAAGTGCACCATCACTGCAAACTTCACTGTTGCCAATGGCTTGGTTAAAGCATCTGCTCTCTGATCATGCGTACTGACCCTCTTCACTAGGATCTGTCCACGCTCAACACACTCTCTGATGAAGTGGTATTTGATATCAATGTGTTTGCTACGGCCATGAAATACTGGATTCTTCATCAAGGCTATAGCTGAATTGTTATCTAAAAACAGTGTCACAGTTTTAGCTTCACGCCCAGTCAGCTCTCCCAGCAGTGTTCTTAGCCACAAGGCTTGCTTTGCTGCTtctgttgctgccatgaattctGCCTCACATGATGATAGTGCCACTGTCTTTTCCTTGTGAGAACCCCAAGACACCAAGCTCTCATTCAGATAGAATGACATTCCACCTGTGCTTTTCCTGCCCACAAGGTCACCACCCACATCACTATCAGAGAAACCTGTTAGCACTTCTTTGATCCTATTCTGTGTATACACCAGACCAAACTCCAAAGTGCCCTTCAGATATCTCATGATCTGTTTAACTGCACTCCTATGCTTTGCGGTTGGCTTTTCCATGAATCTGCTTGCTATTCCAACAGAGAAAGACAAATCTGGTCTTGTATGCAACAAGTACCTCAAACAACCAATTATTCTTCTATACTCAGTTGCTTCAACCTTCTCCCCCTATTTATCAGCACCAAGTTTTGTTCCAGGATTCATTGGGACTTTTACAGGGTTGCAATCACCCATACCAAACTGTGACAGTATCTTCTTAGCATAGCTGGTCTGTTTGATTGTGATATGATCATTTGATTGCTCCACCTCAATACCAAGATAGAATGACAGTAAACCCAAGTCACTCATCTCAAACTGTGAAGTCATTTCCTTTTTGAACTTGTCTATCTCTGACTTATTCTCACCAGTCACAATCAATCATCAACATATACACCAAGTATCATTGCACTCTTCCCAATACCTCTCTTATAAACTGCAGACTCACTTGAACATTTGCTGAAACCCAGCAATTTCAAAGACTTATCAAGCTTTATATTCCAGGCTCTGGGTGCTTGTCTGAGCCCATATAAAGCTTTACTCAGCTTCAACACCATCCTCTCTTTTCCCTTTTCCACATCCTTCTGGCTGCACAACATACACCTCTTCCTCCAATTCACCATTGAGAAAGGCTGTTTTGACATCAAGATGATGAACTTGCCAGCCCCTGTTAGCTGCTAGAGCTAAGATCATTCTGATTGTGTCAAGTCTTGCAACTGGAGCAAAAACTTCATCAAAGTCAACACCCTGTTGTTGCACATATCCCTTTGCTACAAGTCTGGCTTTATGCTTCACAATCTCCCCATCTGCATTTTTCTTCAACTTGAAAACCCACTTGAGCCCAATTGCCTTTTGCCCAGGTGGTAACATTGCCAGTTCCCAAGTGCCATTCTTGCAGATTGATTGCATTTCACTATCCATTGCTTGTATCCAGTTAGGATCACCAGATGCCTCGCTGTAATTTGAGGGTTCCTCCATCACAGTGAGTAATGCAGCTGTACCCACTGCATCACCCTGCATTTCAAAATTCTCTTCTCCATCAGAGTCTGAACCAAGATCAACAATTTGTGAGtgttgatacacttcatctaaacTCCTAAACTTCCTGGGTGTCTCATCATAGTCATCACTATCCATGGCTTCCATCATATCCTGATCCCAGCCTCAACTGTGACCTGACTGCTGTCCTGATTCTGCTTGCATTTCTATTGTCGGATTTTGGACAGACTCAGTCTGTCCATCAGACTGCACTGCAGATGCATCTCCCCCTCCAACAAAGTGTTGTCCACCAGTATTCTCAGCAGTCTGACCAGCTTGACTACCCTGAGGTGCAACAACATCTCCCTCATCATTATTCAGATCACCATCAGAGTACCACTGACCCATCTCCATCTCAACTGAAATTCCTTCAGTTTCAGCAGCTTCCCAGTCCCACTTTtctatttcttcaaacacaACATCTCTGCTAACCACAATTTTGTTTGTTTGAGGATTATACATCATGTGAGCCTTGCTGCCTTCCTCAATGCCAAAATACACCATTGGCACACTCCTGTCCTCCAGTTTCTTCAAATGTGGCTTTACTGTCTTCACATGTCCCTTGCACCCAAAGATTCTCAAATGGCCAAGATGAGGCCTCTTGCCATTCCAAGCCTCATATGGTGTTCTATATCCCATAGCCTTTGTCGGTAGTCTATTGAGCAAATAAACTGCATGTGTCACTGCTTCTGCCCAAAACCTTCCTGGTATCTTCATACTCTTCATCAGGGCTCTTGTTATCACCATTACAGTTCTATTCTTTCTCTCCACCACACCATTCTGCTGAGGTGTGTAAGGAGCAGTGAACTGCCTTTTGATCCCTGCTTGATCACAGATTCTCTGAAAAATTCCATTTAGAAACTCTCCAGCTCTGTCTGACCTGAGCACTTTAATCTTGTCATTGCAATTATTTTCAACTTGAGCCTTGAATTTCACAAAAGCTTCCACTGCTTCATCCTTTGATTTAAGCATATATACTGAACACCATCTTGTGCAATCATCAACCAAcagcataaaatatttattgccACTTACTGACACTGGATTAATAGGGCCACATAGATCAACATGAATTAAACCTAGTGGCTCTTCTGCCCTCCACACCACTGATCTAGGAAAGGATGATCTAGTCTGTTTAGCTGCTAAACAAGACTGACACACTTGATCTGGTTTCTGAATTAGTGGGACTCCACCTGCCATTTCTTTATCAACTAGTTGCTTCAAAGCATGAAAATTGACATGACCAAGTCTGCCATGCCACAGCCAACCTTGATCTTCTAAGCTAGTCAACAAACAGACAGGTTCACCAACACTGAGACCAATTTTGTACATCCTATTTCCAGTTCTCTGAACACACATGATCATCCTATGTGGTACTTTTTCAGTAACAGTAATGATATCATCATCCATCACAACAATATGACCATTTTCAGTCAACTGCCCTAGGCTAATCAGATTAGCTCTAAGCTTAGGAATGTAATAAACATTTCTCAGCACCCATTTGTTCCCACTATTCCCTTCAAACACAATTGAACCAATTCCCTGGATATCAACTGAAGAACCATCACCAAATTTCACCTTACCTAGAAATGTAGAGTCCATCTCCAGAAACTTCTTCCTGTCTCCTGTCATGTGATTGCTAGCACCACTATCAAGGTACCAAGTGTCACCAGTAGGTTCACCATTCCCAGTGAAATGAAGCTCTGGCTGCATTGGACCACCATTCAGGCATAGTTTGTTCTGAACTTTCAGATGTGGATTCTTGCCTGAATTTAACACCTCCAGCTCTGCAACCAGCACAGATGGTTCTATCTCAGCTTTACTATGGTGAGCTTCCTCCTCCTACTTCTGATTTGGACACCGATTGGCATAATGTCCAAACTGTTTACACTTAAAACACTTGATATGACTCTTATCTTTTCTTTCTGTGCTTCCTGGATCACCACGACCACTTCGACCTCCCCAGCCTCCCCCTCGACCTCTTCCACGGCTACCACTGCCCTGTGATCTTCCACCACCAGAGCTCTCACCGGCCAACTTATTCTGCCGTGCATCCCATTCAGCCTGAGTGAGAAGCACATGGCCATTCTCTGAGCGCACACCACCAGCTCCCCGCTTGGTGCGCTCCTCATATGTCCTAAGTCTGCCGATTGCATCATCCAACACCATGGTTTTCAAGTCACAGAACTGCTCGATCCCAGCCACACACTGGATGAATCTCTCTGGTACAATGTTGAGCAACTTCTTCACCATAACCGTCTCATCCAATGTTCCTCCCAAGTTGCCATACCTGACTGACATTGCCGTCAGTTTCCCGGCAATCTCGTCAATCGAGTCTGTTTCCTTCATCTCAAATGCATCGAACTCAGACTTCAAGTTTTGCAGGCGCGCGTCTCTCACGCGTTCTGCGCCTACAAACCTCGCCTTGAGAGCATCCCAAACCTCCTTCCCTGTCTTCTTCTTCGCGACTTGCATCAGGAGATCATCGAACAAGCACTGAAACAGATGGGTTCGTATCTTCTTGTCTTTGGTTACCTACGTCGCTGTTTGCGCCGCCGTCAGTGCTATCGCCGGATCTGTCTCTCGCGGTTCCACGATCTCCCACCACCCCTGCTCCTCCATGATCGCGCCAACTCGGATACTCCAACTGGTGTAATTCGTCGCCATTAGTGTTGGAAACAACTGACGTTGGCCTTCCCCGCCGCCGCGACTCCCTTCACCTACTGTCAGCGACATGGATGATGCTTGGTGGACTCTCGGTGGATAGCTATGAGATtgatggctctgataccaaatGTTAGCACAGGATCAACAATCTCTAGCTTGAACACACGGTGGCTAAACCTAATCGCAGGATCTTGCAAGATCAAACACAGAAAAGCATGAACTCGGATGAACACCAACGGCAACCGCCAGAGTGACGGTGCTCCTTTTCACCACGCTTTTAGACAAGTGTTTGACACTTACAAACTGACATATACTCCCACAGCATAGTCTGAACACTCAGCTATTTATACCAATAGCTAACACACACGGTTACAATACTGCAATTCAAAATACACACTGATACATCAAGGCAGAAACACACGCAGACGCTCCTGGACGCGGTGACCACGCTCCTCCTGCTCTGCAACCGTTCCCGCCTCTTCTCAAATTCAAATTCTGCTGCATCTATCCCCAAACCAACTTGCTGACAGCGTGTCCCACAACTGAGAACACGTCAAGCTTACACCAACAGTGACTACATGAAATCATGCCTATGCCTGGTGTTCTTTATCTACCAATTCAATTGCTTCATCAAACTTTTATTTTTTGATCTATCATCTTTGTATGTACTTTATTTACGTAGTTAAAAATCTGAAATATGTCTGTTTTTTTCTTGTGTCTTGTGTCTTGTGTATTGTATAAAGCCAAAAGAATCGAGGAAGCAGATCAACGCTTGGGCAGCCAAGGCGACAAGAAACCTTATCACCCAGGTGTTCATCAACCCTGAGGACGACGACAACGATGACACCGTGCATGTCATCGCCAATAATGCCATCTACTTCAAGGGGGAGTGGCGCAACCCGTTCAAGAAGGAGAACACCGTGGACCGTGAGTTCCACCGCCTCGACGGGAGCTCCGTGGAGGTGCCCTTCCTACAGAGCTGGTCGTACCAGTGCATCGCCTGCCACTCCGGGTTCAAGGTGCTCAAGCTGCCCTACGAGTTGATGAACGAGTCCAACTGGAAGCTTTACGACAGCTTACCCAGGTTTTCCATGTGCGTCTTCCTCCTGGACGGCAAGAAGGGGCTGCGAGACATCATGGAGAAGATTGCGTCATCCTTGCCGGCGTTCCTGCACGACCACCTGCCGAAGGAGTATGTCCCCATCGGCCAGTTCAGGCTGCCAAAGTTCAAGCTGAGCTTTGAGAGAGAGATCCAAGATGACCTTATACATCTAGGCCTTGAGCTGCCCTTCGACAAAAAGAAGGCGAATATGGGCGACTTGCTCCACGAGGAAGACACGCGACGCATGCGTGTCAACAGAGTCATCCACAAGGCAGTCATCGAGATGAACGAGGAGGGGAGCGAGGCGGCCGCCGTCACCGTGGAGTCGGACGATGATATGGGTTACTCCATGTTTGATGACTACCCACCACCGCCAAAGCCGGTGAACTTCGTCGCCGATCACCCGTTCGCCTTCTTCATCATCCAGGAGACGTCTGGTGCCGTTGTCTTTGCTGGGCATGTTCTTGACCCTTCTGAGGAAGTGTAGACCTCAGTCTCTCCACCCAAAATACACTACTACAGTCAGGTACAGCAGGGGCGGCTAAATAAgctctgtaagggcggctggcccagccgcccttatgcaaacgctgtaagggcggttcaacatcagccacatcagccgcccttacaatGGCCTACTGTAAGGGCAGTTGGAAACAACAACCGCCCTTACTATTGACCACTGTAAGAGCGGTTGGTGCTTCCAGCCACTCTTATAATGAGCATCAGTAAGGGCGGCTTGTGTCTCAGCCGCCTCTATTGTCTGCATTTGTAAGGACGGCTGAATCTAGAACCGCACCTACAGTTATTTtacagaaaaaaataaaaattgcaATAATCAAGttgacagcacagcacagcaccacatacatatatacatatataatcatATTCTCAACATCACAGATTCACAACATAAATATCCATACATATACACAACACCACATTTCAAGTCCAAATGTTTCCAAGTCCATTACAAATCCATCAAAAAGAGTCCGAAATTTTTCAAGTACTAATACAAATCGATCACAGTCCATTCCAACAAGTTCACATGTAATCAACGACCTAGACAGAGCCTATCCCACTGACGGAGGTGCTGGTAAAGAGGATTGCTACCTACGCAGAATGTGGGTTATGGTAATCACCTTTGTAATAAACAATATGGTCCATTATAAAGTTGCAAAGGTCACCGACAATCTCTAAGAGGTCATCATCCCTGTAGACATCCCTTTTTAGTCCTTTTGCTTCTTTCCACTACAAGATCGTAAaagacaagtttaggtctagtgtAAAGAAGAGATTGCAAAGCTAAGTGAGAAATACTATGTTTTCATACTACAATCCACTAAGAGATTCAAACTTACCAATTCAGGGTGTCTCCTGTAGCCTTTTGTGTTACTAATGAAAGCACATACATAGTATCCACAATGGAGACTCCCTGGCCTTTGCTTGGGAAACTTTGTTTCAATTTGCAAATGGAGATGTCAAGTATAAGTACTGAAAAATTTAGtaattttatgccaaactaaGTCGCACTTACCGAACATAGAGATTTGAAACGCAAGTGGCTCCCCAGACCTGGATCATGCCttcctttgtgattcttgacatAGGCCCTGAATGCCCTGTTTGAATGAGAATCGATGTGACTTATAGTATGCATAAGTTGATATTAAAGTGAATCATATAAGGTTACTAGGATTACTAATTTGCTTACGTAATGAGAATTGACATGAAGTCTTTATATGTGTGAGGGTCAAAATCTGCAGAATCATAAATCCATGCCATGTTCATCCCGACATCGACACCTATGACTATCTAGTGATTGCTACAACAATTTTAAATAAACACATAAGTACCTTTGCATCAAAATAAGATAAACCGAACAATCGTTAAGTATACAATTAATCGAACTTACTTGAAGTGgtactagagtagagcagcagctagcactagtagtatactagtgcagtagtgttggagagaggatgagagtagaaaagagaagagagatagaaggagcagagaggaaggagaggtgagTAGAGGGAAAGGTTCAAAAAAGGCCTTAGAAACATGTCTACCATCATTTGATCAAAaacttggagcatcaaggcatcaaaatagagaagtaggttgaagagaggagaagagagagcagcagtgctttagtagtagcagcagtagcagaagagaggagaagataGGAGAGAGAACTGACAAAGGAGACAAATTTGTAatcggtagtagtagtagaagaAGATGAAACTCATGTGCCCTCAAATTAGCGGGTTGCTGCTTTATAGAGCCATCCGCTGCTTTGTGGTGATCATAGATCATAGACTTACATGACAGTCAGTAATAGGTTAAGAGAAAACCCATTTGCACTACAAGACCGAAAACCTCT is a window from the Sorghum bicolor cultivar BTx623 chromosome 5, Sorghum_bicolor_NCBIv3, whole genome shotgun sequence genome containing:
- the LOC110435886 gene encoding uncharacterized protein LOC110435886, translated to MQVAKKKTGKEVWDALKARFVGAERVRDARLQNLKSEFDAFEMKETDSIDEIAGKLTAMSVRYGNLGGTLDETVMVKKLLNIVPERFIQCVAGIEQFCDLKTMVLDDAIGRLRTYEERTKRGAGGVRSENGHVLLTQAEWDARQNKLAELEVLNSGKNPHLKVQNKLCLNGGPMQPELHFTGNGEPTGDTWYLDSGASNHMTGDRKKFLEMDSTFLGKVKFGDGSSVDIQGIGSIVFEGNSGNKWVLRNVYYIPKLRANLISLGQLTENGHIVVMDDDIITVTEKVPHRMIMCVQRTGNRMYKIGLSVGEPVLYMLKSKDEAVEAFVKFKAQVENNCNDKIKVLRSDRAGEFLNGIFQRICDQAGIKRQFTAPYTPQQNGVVERKNRTVMVITRALMKSMKIPGRFWAEAVTHAVYLLNRLPTKAMGYRTPYEAWNGKRPHLGHLRIFGCKGHVKTVKPHLKKLEDRSVPMVYFGIEEGSKAHMMYNPQTNKIVVSRDVVFEEIEKWDWEAAETEGISVEMEMGQWYSDGDLNNDEGDVVAPQGSQAGQTAENTGGQHFVGGGDASAVQSDGQTESVQNPTIEMQAESGQQSGHS
- the LOC8071598 gene encoding putative serpin-Z5 produces the protein MALIPNPKESRKQINAWAAKATRNLITQVFINPEDDDNDDTVHVIANNAIYFKGEWRNPFKKENTVDREFHRLDGSSVEVPFLQSWSYQCIACHSGFKVLKLPYELMNESNWKLYDSLPRFSMCVFLLDGKKGLRDIMEKIASSLPAFLHDHLPKEYVPIGQFRLPKFKLSFEREIQDDLIHLGLELPFDKKKANMGDLLHEEDTRRMRVNRVIHKAVIEMNEEGSEAAAVTVESDDDMGYSMFDDYPPPPKPVNFVADHPFAFFIIQETSGAVVFAGHVLDPSEEV